The following coding sequences are from one Devosia yakushimensis window:
- a CDS encoding adenine deaminase: MDLPDDLLINAADEVRIRQHLALVALGKRPADRAVRAGRLLDVHGRRWHDDQEVVISGRRIAWVGPAGAYKGEVAERAERLNLHAVPGFGEVHKHIESSHLTPEHEAALVLPFGNTWTCEASHEFSNVDGPNNLQFWLTARQAGSPMKIFPLPGSAVPPTAYEWGGGHFGYDEQQSFLKQQLMVAGLDEVMDWPAVWNPDNPSYERLWGMIRATFEQRGVVEGHAAGMRAIDDINAFAAAGMASDHEAWTAEEVRDKLRRGLFMELRPHSAKEMIGGLLAEGQQDWSQFALCTDDRSCSDTMKLGATDHNVRLAIEAGLAPEIAIQLVTINPARHMRLTPWVGSIAPGRFADLVLLDDVASLSIAEVWADGLQVSEGRAYSGPLPKIAWPGWATGTVNIQREMSAADFAVAAEPGRETMSAAILRPFHWADEFITMELPVVDGLVQRDSERNVTKFAIVDRFSGQGLTSKMFWLGTGPKTPETALACSMGHDKHNIWVVGSSDAAMAKAVNALRETQGGWALVREGRLAATVRYEVGGLMTCRPPAELDAEMQALYAAAEGIEWMYEPTFSPRWWPGFPERLAFATLTCAPWRWVLVAPSPLAPEGFVNVATGETHAIVW, encoded by the coding sequence ATGGATTTGCCGGACGATCTGCTGATCAACGCCGCCGATGAGGTTCGTATCCGCCAGCATCTGGCGCTGGTGGCGCTGGGCAAGCGTCCGGCGGATCGCGCGGTGCGCGCCGGGCGTTTGCTCGATGTGCATGGGCGGCGCTGGCATGACGATCAGGAAGTGGTCATATCCGGGCGGCGGATTGCCTGGGTGGGGCCGGCGGGCGCCTATAAGGGCGAGGTTGCCGAACGTGCCGAGCGGCTAAATCTCCATGCGGTGCCGGGGTTTGGCGAGGTTCATAAACATATTGAATCAAGCCATTTGACGCCCGAGCATGAGGCGGCTTTGGTGCTGCCCTTTGGTAATACCTGGACCTGCGAGGCCAGCCACGAATTCTCCAATGTGGACGGACCGAATAATCTGCAATTCTGGCTGACGGCGCGGCAGGCGGGGTCGCCGATGAAGATCTTTCCGCTGCCGGGATCAGCTGTGCCGCCGACGGCCTATGAATGGGGCGGCGGGCATTTTGGCTATGACGAGCAGCAGAGCTTTCTCAAGCAGCAGCTGATGGTGGCTGGGCTCGACGAGGTGATGGATTGGCCGGCGGTGTGGAACCCGGACAACCCGTCTTATGAGCGGCTGTGGGGGATGATCCGGGCGACATTCGAGCAGCGCGGTGTGGTCGAGGGGCACGCGGCGGGCATGCGGGCGATTGACGATATCAATGCTTTCGCGGCGGCCGGCATGGCATCGGACCATGAGGCGTGGACGGCCGAGGAAGTGCGGGACAAGCTACGGCGCGGGTTGTTCATGGAGCTGCGGCCGCATTCGGCCAAGGAGATGATTGGTGGGCTTTTAGCAGAGGGGCAGCAGGACTGGTCGCAGTTTGCGCTGTGTACCGATGACCGCTCGTGCTCGGACACGATGAAGCTGGGGGCGACCGACCACAATGTGCGGCTGGCCATCGAGGCGGGGCTGGCTCCTGAGATCGCCATTCAGCTGGTGACCATCAATCCGGCGCGGCATATGCGGCTGACGCCATGGGTGGGCTCGATCGCGCCGGGGCGGTTTGCCGATCTGGTGCTGCTCGATGACGTGGCGAGCCTGTCCATTGCCGAGGTTTGGGCGGATGGGCTGCAGGTTTCAGAAGGTAGAGCCTATAGCGGGCCGCTGCCCAAGATTGCCTGGCCGGGCTGGGCGACGGGGACGGTGAATATTCAGCGTGAGATGAGCGCTGCGGATTTCGCGGTTGCGGCTGAGCCGGGGCGCGAGACCATGTCGGCAGCCATTCTGCGGCCGTTCCACTGGGCCGATGAGTTCATCACCATGGAACTGCCCGTTGTTGATGGGCTGGTGCAGCGGGACTCTGAGCGGAATGTCACCAAATTTGCCATTGTCGACCGGTTTTCGGGGCAGGGGCTGACGTCGAAAATGTTCTGGTTGGGCACCGGACCAAAGACGCCGGAGACGGCGCTGGCCTGCTCCATGGGGCATGACAAGCACAATATCTGGGTGGTGGGTTCGTCGGACGCGGCCATGGCCAAGGCTGTCAATGCGCTGCGGGAAACGCAAGGCGGCTGGGCGCTGGTGCGCGAGGGCAGGCTGGCGGCGACGGTGCGTTATGAGGTGGGTGGGCTGATGACCTGCCGGCCGCCGGCGGAACTCGATGCCGAAATGCAGGCGCTTTATGCGGCGGCCGAGGGCATTGAATGGATGTATGAGCCCACCTTCTCGCCGCGCTGGTGGCCGGGTTTTCCCGAGCGGCTGGCCTTTGCCACGCTGACCTGTGCGCCCTGGCGCTGGGTGCTGGTGGCGCCATCGCCGCTGGCGCCGGAGGGGTTTGTGAATGTGGCGACGGGGGAGACGCACGCCATCGTTTGGTGA
- a CDS encoding GNAT family N-acetyltransferase has product MQIRPAAEADRESILAIVAPVLAGGETYAIARDLDASGVLAYWLGPTHEVFVAEENGVILGTYYLMANQQGGGAHVANCGYMTAPAAQGKGVARAMCQHSLIRAAERGFRAMQFNHVVSTNTRAVALWQSLGFDIVGTLPKAFNHPAHGYVDSYVMFKTL; this is encoded by the coding sequence CTGCAAATCCGCCCGGCCGCTGAGGCTGATCGCGAATCTATCCTCGCCATCGTCGCGCCGGTCCTCGCCGGCGGCGAGACCTACGCTATCGCCCGCGATCTCGATGCTTCAGGCGTCCTCGCCTATTGGCTCGGCCCCACGCACGAAGTCTTCGTCGCCGAGGAAAACGGCGTAATCCTGGGCACTTACTATCTCATGGCCAACCAGCAGGGCGGCGGCGCCCACGTCGCCAATTGCGGCTACATGACAGCCCCCGCAGCCCAGGGGAAAGGTGTCGCCCGCGCCATGTGCCAGCACTCGCTGATCCGCGCCGCCGAGCGCGGCTTCCGCGCCATGCAGTTCAACCACGTCGTCTCCACCAACACCCGCGCCGTCGCCCTCTGGCAGTCCCTCGGCTTCGACATCGTCGGCACCCTGCCCAAGGCGTTCAACCACCCGGCACATGGCTATGTGGACAGCTACGTGATGTTCAAGACGCTGTAA
- a CDS encoding TCR/Tet family MFS transporter, with the protein MQAATRSRLTLACILVTILLDMIGVGIIVPVMPELLEELTGGSVANAVVIGGYLVFAYAFMQFVFSPVLGNLSDRFGRRPVLLCSLLGLTFDYLMMAIAPFVWYLFVGRIIAGVAGAAVATATAYMADITPPHKRTHRFGLIGAAFGLGFIIGPVIGGELGELGPRVPFFAAAGLAFANFLFGLFILPESLPKHARRKFDIRRANPFGAVIALRKYPVVLWLLAVLFAFSLAAQALPTVFSWFTTEVFRFSSSNIGRALGAFGIGFAICQAFLVGPLVKRVGEPPVAMLGLLAAIAAFIGVAFTDQVFYLYVFIMIGAISGLAPPAINGVLSRQVPDNAQGELQGAVNAANSLATIIGPVIATQIFSYFTSAPDSPGYFPGAPWVAAAGCVAVAFILFATASWRFELRHRPSIANKPIIPDMAPPGQIRVPPIDEDDNDAANPPGR; encoded by the coding sequence ATGCAAGCTGCGACCCGCTCCCGCCTGACGCTGGCCTGTATCCTGGTCACCATTCTGCTCGACATGATCGGTGTCGGCATCATCGTGCCGGTCATGCCCGAGCTGCTGGAAGAGCTGACCGGCGGCAGCGTTGCCAATGCCGTGGTCATCGGCGGCTACCTCGTCTTCGCCTACGCCTTCATGCAGTTCGTTTTTTCGCCGGTGCTCGGCAATCTCTCGGACCGCTTCGGCCGCCGCCCGGTCCTTCTCTGCTCGCTGCTCGGCCTCACCTTCGACTACCTGATGATGGCGATCGCCCCCTTCGTCTGGTACCTGTTCGTCGGCCGCATCATCGCAGGCGTCGCCGGCGCCGCCGTCGCCACCGCCACCGCCTACATGGCCGACATCACCCCGCCGCATAAGCGTACGCACCGCTTCGGCCTCATCGGTGCGGCCTTTGGCCTGGGTTTCATCATCGGCCCTGTCATCGGCGGCGAATTGGGCGAACTGGGCCCGCGCGTCCCCTTCTTTGCTGCCGCGGGCCTGGCTTTCGCCAACTTCCTCTTCGGCCTTTTCATCCTGCCCGAAAGCCTGCCCAAGCACGCCCGTCGCAAGTTCGACATCCGCCGCGCCAATCCCTTCGGCGCCGTGATTGCCCTGCGCAAATACCCCGTCGTGCTCTGGTTGCTGGCCGTGTTGTTCGCTTTCTCGCTGGCCGCCCAGGCGTTGCCCACCGTGTTCAGTTGGTTCACGACCGAAGTCTTCCGCTTCAGCTCATCCAATATCGGCCGCGCGCTGGGCGCCTTCGGCATTGGCTTTGCCATCTGCCAGGCCTTCCTCGTCGGCCCCCTGGTCAAACGCGTCGGCGAGCCACCCGTGGCCATGCTCGGCCTGTTGGCCGCCATCGCCGCCTTTATCGGCGTCGCCTTCACCGATCAGGTCTTCTATCTCTACGTCTTCATCATGATCGGCGCGATCAGCGGCCTTGCCCCGCCCGCCATCAATGGCGTCCTCTCCCGGCAGGTGCCAGACAATGCCCAGGGCGAGTTGCAGGGCGCGGTCAACGCCGCCAATTCACTGGCCACCATTATCGGCCCGGTCATCGCCACCCAGATTTTTTCCTATTTCACCTCGGCGCCCGATTCCCCCGGCTATTTCCCCGGCGCACCCTGGGTTGCCGCGGCAGGTTGCGTGGCCGTAGCCTTTATCCTCTTTGCTACCGCCTCCTGGCGGTTCGAGCTGCGCCACCGCCCATCCATCGCCAACAAACCTATAATCCCGGACATGGCCCCACCTGGCCAGATCCGCGTCCCACCCATTGATGAAGACGATAATGACGCTGCAAATCCGCCCGGCCGCTGA
- a CDS encoding FAD-dependent monooxygenase, whose translation MPKTGRRTFFIAGAGISGLTLALALAKFGANVTVLERNASVSEFGAGLQISPNARRVLDRLGLDEAITANSLEPTGIDLYPPRAKRPLVTLELGAIMRERFGAPYAVMHRADLAEVLHKATRRFANIDILYGTHSWDAVASAHGIALAVEDASGQIRSLRGDALIGADGVHSKTRTTLVGGPPATWRGRVAWRTLLPFDALASHIALDRVSVLFAANYHIVCYPLPHRQQVNIALFAAAASRDELPDQGAPRLPRRLPARARAILSAAGQSWTPWPLYTVDTPVWHQGNIGLIGDAAHAMVPFQAQGAAMGIEDAAVLAPLLIEEPSAEAAFTKFEQIRRPRVEQVARVSQANGRIFHLRLPLSLGRNLVIAAQGSRGHLKRLAWLYGHDAQP comes from the coding sequence ATGCCGAAGACCGGCCGCCGCACCTTCTTCATCGCAGGTGCCGGCATATCGGGGCTTACGCTGGCTCTGGCGCTCGCCAAGTTCGGCGCCAATGTCACCGTGCTCGAACGCAACGCTTCCGTCTCCGAATTCGGCGCGGGCCTGCAGATCAGCCCCAATGCCCGTCGCGTTCTCGATCGCCTCGGCCTCGATGAAGCCATCACGGCCAATAGCCTCGAACCCACCGGCATCGACCTCTACCCGCCCCGCGCCAAGCGCCCATTGGTGACGCTCGAACTCGGCGCCATCATGCGGGAACGGTTCGGCGCCCCCTATGCAGTCATGCACCGCGCCGACCTCGCCGAGGTGCTCCACAAGGCCACGAGACGCTTTGCCAACATAGATATCCTCTATGGCACCCACTCATGGGACGCTGTGGCCAGTGCTCACGGCATTGCCCTTGCGGTCGAAGATGCCAGTGGCCAAATCCGTTCCCTGCGTGGCGACGCATTGATCGGGGCCGACGGTGTGCATTCAAAAACCCGCACCACGCTGGTCGGCGGCCCGCCCGCTACCTGGCGCGGCCGCGTCGCCTGGCGCACGCTGCTGCCCTTCGACGCCCTCGCCAGCCATATTGCACTGGACCGCGTCTCGGTGCTGTTCGCCGCCAACTACCACATCGTCTGCTACCCCTTGCCCCACCGCCAGCAGGTCAATATCGCCCTCTTCGCCGCCGCCGCCTCGCGCGACGAACTCCCCGACCAGGGCGCCCCCCGCCTGCCCCGCCGCCTCCCTGCCCGTGCCCGGGCCATCCTCTCCGCAGCCGGGCAAAGCTGGACGCCCTGGCCCCTCTACACCGTCGACACCCCCGTCTGGCACCAGGGCAATATCGGCCTCATAGGCGACGCCGCCCACGCCATGGTCCCCTTCCAGGCCCAGGGCGCCGCCATGGGCATCGAAGACGCCGCCGTCCTCGCCCCGCTTCTCATCGAGGAGCCCAGCGCCGAAGCCGCCTTCACCAAATTCGAGCAAATCCGCCGTCCCCGCGTCGAGCAGGTCGCCAGGGTTTCACAGGCCAATGGTCGGATTTTCCATCTCCGCTTGCCCCTGAGCCTGGGCCGCAACCTGGTCATCGCGGCCCAGGGGAGCCGCGGCCATCTCAAACGCCTCGCCTGGCTCTACGGGCATGATGCGCAACCCTGA
- a CDS encoding zinc-finger domain-containing protein — translation MAAHGTTPHFHNTEGLRQIEVGSKEFQCVGALPPFDHPHIFIDMGKDNEAVCPYCSTHYVYNPALAAGTANPLSAIYHADAA, via the coding sequence ATGGCAGCCCACGGCACCACGCCCCACTTCCACAACACCGAAGGCCTCCGCCAGATCGAGGTCGGGTCCAAGGAATTCCAGTGCGTCGGCGCCCTGCCCCCGTTTGATCATCCCCATATCTTCATCGACATGGGCAAGGATAACGAGGCCGTCTGCCCCTATTGCTCGACCCATTACGTCTACAATCCCGCCCTCGCCGCCGGCACCGCCAACCCGCTCTCGGCCATCTATCACGCTGACGCCGCTTGA
- a CDS encoding alpha/beta fold hydrolase — MTELPNFQSDGLTLAYESFGEGAPVLCIHGFASSGKVNWIDTGWVEALTEAGYRAITLDNRGHGQSDKPYDPDAYYPQVMARDAVALLDHLGIEKAALLGYSMGARIAAFMAFQDEERVVCAIFGGMGMNLINGLSDGNDIIAGLRAPALAGLTHPTARQFRIFAEHTGADREALAACMETSREPMARADARRINVPVLVAVGEADEMAGSPVPLAELIPGAEAFVIPKRDHMRATGDAKFKAAAIEFLGRTLPDNSQS; from the coding sequence GTGACCGAATTGCCAAATTTCCAGTCCGACGGCCTGACGCTGGCCTATGAGTCCTTCGGGGAGGGCGCACCGGTTTTGTGCATCCATGGCTTTGCCTCGAGCGGCAAGGTCAACTGGATCGATACGGGCTGGGTCGAGGCGCTGACAGAGGCTGGATACCGGGCAATTACGCTCGACAATCGCGGGCATGGGCAATCGGACAAACCCTATGACCCCGATGCCTATTATCCGCAGGTCATGGCCAGGGATGCGGTGGCGCTGCTGGATCATCTGGGAATCGAAAAGGCGGCATTGCTGGGCTATTCGATGGGTGCTCGGATCGCGGCATTCATGGCGTTCCAGGATGAGGAGCGGGTAGTGTGCGCCATATTCGGGGGCATGGGGATGAATCTCATCAACGGGCTCAGCGACGGCAATGACATCATCGCCGGGCTGCGGGCGCCGGCCCTGGCGGGACTGACCCATCCCACGGCGCGGCAGTTCCGAATATTTGCCGAGCATACGGGGGCCGACCGCGAAGCTTTGGCGGCCTGCATGGAGACCTCGCGCGAGCCCATGGCGCGGGCCGATGCGCGGCGGATCAATGTGCCGGTGCTGGTGGCGGTGGGCGAGGCGGACGAGATGGCGGGATCGCCTGTGCCGCTGGCCGAGCTGATTCCGGGTGCGGAAGCCTTCGTCATTCCCAAGCGCGACCATATGCGGGCGACCGGTGACGCAAAATTCAAGGCTGCCGCGATAGAGTTTTTGGGCAGAACGTTGCCGGACAACAGCCAATCGTGA
- the cysE gene encoding serine O-acetyltransferase, producing the protein MSVSAKKSAEIQSMDPVWEAVRAGARQIVAAEPSLSNVAISAILNHETFEQALGHRLAARLDHDDVSADLIRQAFAEMIVDFPDIGQAARIDLAATLERDPACHRAIEPLLFFKGYQAIQTHRFAHAMYLAGRRDFALYLQSRASQVFQVDINPAVPMGKGIMLDHGTGLVIGETATVGDNVSMLQNVTLGGTGKSDQDRHPKIGNGVLIGAGAKVLGNIRIGDCSRIGAGSVVLKEVPPRVTVAGVPAKVIGEAGCAQPALVMDQEFLVHDLNG; encoded by the coding sequence ATGAGCGTCAGCGCAAAGAAATCAGCCGAAATCCAATCCATGGACCCCGTCTGGGAAGCCGTGCGGGCGGGAGCCAGGCAGATCGTGGCGGCCGAGCCTTCTTTGTCGAATGTGGCGATCTCAGCGATTCTCAATCACGAGACGTTCGAGCAGGCGCTGGGCCATCGGCTGGCGGCGCGGCTCGACCATGACGATGTTTCGGCCGACCTGATCCGGCAGGCTTTTGCCGAGATGATCGTGGATTTCCCCGATATCGGGCAGGCCGCGCGGATCGATCTGGCGGCAACGCTGGAACGCGATCCGGCATGCCACCGGGCAATCGAGCCGCTGCTGTTCTTCAAGGGCTACCAGGCCATCCAGACGCATCGTTTCGCCCATGCCATGTATCTGGCGGGGCGGCGGGACTTTGCGCTTTACCTGCAAAGCCGGGCCAGCCAGGTGTTCCAGGTGGATATCAACCCGGCGGTGCCGATGGGCAAGGGCATCATGCTCGACCATGGCACGGGGCTGGTGATCGGGGAAACGGCAACGGTCGGCGACAATGTGTCGATGCTGCAGAACGTGACGCTGGGCGGCACGGGCAAATCGGACCAGGACCGCCATCCCAAGATCGGCAATGGCGTGCTGATCGGGGCGGGGGCGAAGGTTCTGGGCAATATCCGTATCGGGGATTGCTCGCGGATCGGGGCCGGTTCGGTGGTGCTCAAGGAAGTGCCGCCGCGCGTGACCGTGGCGGGCGTGCCGGCCAAGGTGATCGGCGAAGCGGGCTGCGCCCAGCCGGCGCTGGTGATGGACCAGGAGTTTCTGGTTCACGATCTGAACGGCTGA
- a CDS encoding DUF3126 family protein — protein sequence MNHPEIIKLQKFLQLKFNNRNIDVRPRAKLNDSVEVFIGDESIGLIHVDDEDGDKSYIFNMSILDIDLDEV from the coding sequence GTGAACCATCCCGAAATCATCAAGCTGCAGAAATTCCTGCAACTGAAGTTCAACAACAGAAATATCGATGTGCGGCCGCGCGCCAAGCTGAACGATTCCGTCGAAGTGTTTATCGGCGATGAATCGATCGGCCTTATTCACGTCGACGATGAGGATGGCGACAAGTCGTACATCTTCAACATGTCGATCCTGGATATCGATCTGGACGAAGTTTGA
- a CDS encoding DUF6949 family protein, which produces MAKELLLAAFLIGIGLCVAGAGTHLYQWLARQQAMLRYDGVTFAGSMGNLAMSFVCGPYIMLQMGWSQEDNGTLSMTSMLVAALVAFGWAFITGLLFMGAYVAIRY; this is translated from the coding sequence ATGGCCAAGGAATTGCTGCTGGCGGCGTTTCTTATCGGTATCGGGCTGTGCGTGGCGGGGGCGGGAACCCACCTCTACCAATGGCTGGCCCGGCAACAGGCCATGCTGCGCTATGACGGGGTGACCTTTGCCGGCTCGATGGGCAATCTGGCCATGAGCTTTGTCTGCGGACCCTATATCATGCTGCAAATGGGCTGGAGCCAAGAGGACAATGGCACGCTGTCCATGACCTCCATGCTGGTTGCCGCGCTGGTGGCGTTCGGCTGGGCCTTCATCACGGGGCTGCTGTTCATGGGCGCCTACGTCGCCATTCGGTACTAG
- a CDS encoding LysR family transcriptional regulator, which produces MNLDLNLLALFQAVAEADNFRAAADRLGVTRSAVSQGMRRLEDSLGVALVTRTTRSVHLTEAGERLHAALSGPVSEITAILEHLTADLQPRGLLRLAVTSIAESFLSGPLLAAFAAAYPSVTIDVTVTDEEFDIVAAGFDAGVRLGEVIEQDMIAVPLGPDQREAAVAAPAYLAAHGTPAHPRDLVNHRCIGWRSAPDVAPYRWEFAENGIAFNVAVNPQITTNDLRLMLRAAMSGAGITFATRETFRPHVERGELIWLLEEFLPPFPGFYLYYPQRRNMAPKLRALVEHVRHWTWPPSPGV; this is translated from the coding sequence ATGAATCTCGACCTGAACCTTCTGGCACTGTTTCAAGCCGTTGCCGAAGCGGACAATTTCCGCGCGGCCGCAGATCGGCTCGGCGTGACACGCTCCGCCGTCAGCCAGGGCATGCGGCGGCTCGAAGACAGCCTGGGCGTGGCGCTGGTAACGCGCACCACGCGGTCTGTCCATTTGACCGAAGCCGGCGAGAGGCTGCACGCCGCACTCTCCGGCCCAGTCTCCGAAATCACGGCAATTCTGGAGCACCTGACGGCCGATCTGCAGCCACGCGGGCTGCTCAGGCTGGCCGTCACCTCGATTGCCGAGAGCTTCCTATCCGGTCCGCTGCTCGCCGCCTTTGCCGCGGCCTATCCCTCGGTGACCATCGATGTGACGGTAACCGACGAGGAATTTGATATCGTGGCGGCGGGGTTTGACGCCGGCGTCAGGCTGGGCGAAGTCATCGAGCAGGACATGATCGCCGTGCCGCTAGGGCCTGATCAGCGCGAAGCGGCCGTGGCCGCGCCCGCCTATCTGGCGGCCCATGGCACGCCTGCCCATCCCCGCGACCTGGTCAACCATCGCTGCATCGGCTGGCGTTCCGCACCAGATGTCGCGCCCTATCGCTGGGAATTCGCAGAGAACGGCATAGCCTTCAATGTTGCCGTCAATCCCCAGATCACGACGAACGACCTGCGCCTGATGCTGCGCGCGGCAATGAGCGGTGCCGGGATCACGTTCGCGACGCGGGAAACATTCCGGCCCCACGTGGAAAGGGGCGAGCTGATCTGGCTGCTGGAGGAGTTCCTCCCGCCCTTTCCCGGGTTCTATCTTTACTACCCGCAGCGGCGGAACATGGCCCCGAAGCTGCGTGCGCTCGTCGAACATGTCCGGCATTGGACATGGCCGCCCAGTCCTGGCGTCTAG
- a CDS encoding Atu4866 domain-containing protein gives MQKPLATLATIALLGQVGNVEAADATAHHPYAGMWVTQDGHIRHELLPNGRYVEARGTRERAYEGRYEVSGDHIEYWDDTGFTADGDFVDGVLYHAGMILYRR, from the coding sequence ATGCAAAAACCGCTGGCAACACTGGCAACAATCGCCCTGCTTGGCCAGGTGGGCAACGTCGAGGCGGCCGATGCGACGGCTCATCACCCCTATGCCGGCATGTGGGTTACCCAGGACGGGCATATCCGCCACGAATTGCTGCCCAATGGCCGCTATGTGGAGGCGCGCGGCACGCGTGAACGGGCCTATGAAGGGCGCTATGAGGTGAGCGGCGACCATATCGAGTATTGGGACGACACCGGCTTCACGGCGGATGGCGATTTCGTCGATGGCGTACTCTATCATGCCGGGATGATCCTCTATCGGCGGTAG